A portion of the Nitrospira defluvii genome contains these proteins:
- a CDS encoding TIGR00645 family protein, giving the protein MSHPSASHTPSAPPTAAHRVEQLFEILIFGSRWIQAPLYGGLIVAELLYAAKFLAELWHMIVHFREETETLFMLGVLSLIDVTMVANLLTMVIIGGYATFVSKLDLETHPDRPEWLTHVDPGTIKIKLAASLVGISSIHLLKAFVDVTNENPEHIKWKIFIHLTFLGSAIFLAYTDKLMQRDRKH; this is encoded by the coding sequence GTGAGTCATCCGTCTGCATCCCATACCCCGTCCGCACCGCCTACAGCAGCCCATCGCGTCGAGCAGCTCTTCGAAATCCTGATCTTCGGCAGCCGCTGGATTCAGGCTCCGCTCTATGGCGGACTCATCGTGGCCGAGCTGCTCTATGCCGCCAAGTTCCTGGCGGAACTCTGGCACATGATCGTCCATTTCCGGGAAGAGACCGAAACCCTGTTCATGCTGGGTGTGCTGTCACTGATCGACGTCACGATGGTCGCCAATCTACTGACCATGGTCATCATCGGCGGTTATGCAACCTTCGTCAGCAAACTCGATCTGGAAACCCACCCAGACCGCCCCGAATGGCTCACGCACGTGGATCCCGGCACTATCAAGATCAAGCTGGCCGCTTCGCTCGTCGGCATCTCCAGCATTCATCTGTTAAAGGCCTTTGTGGACGTGACCAACGAAAATCCCGAACACATCAAGTGGAAGATTTTCATCCACCTCACGTTCCTGGGCTCGGCGATTTTCCTGGCCTACACTGACAAACTGATGCAGCGGGACCGGAAACACTGA